In a single window of the Candidatus Hydrogenedentota bacterium genome:
- a CDS encoding methyl-accepting chemotaxis protein translates to MLQGSAPEVDELNTEFVKVFASWKAEIYNIADEAMNRAAGQEMARTSIETFDVMRDDFLNVMQESLDKRIAAIEEKIKTDQEAATTMAGEAQTSAARARQAFVLAGLGACVATVLFGYVIALAITRSLGRTVALLKDIAQGEGDLTRRLNDSGGDEFAELARWFNIFVEKLQGIIRDIASNAETLSHATVTLSNTATALSHTAESTKSQSSASAAATEEASANVKSVASAITEISSSASTVAESSDSISNNLNNIGGSVEETSANMNTIASAVTQMSTSIESVAAAIEEMSATLQDVSSSSSEAAKVTSDAAKMASRTIETVRGLGKSAEEIGNVVGVISSIASQTNLLALNATIEAASAGEMGKGFAVVASEVKELAKRTARATEEIRTQVQSMQHSTQETVAAIDAISGIIGTIDGIAGNIASRVEEQTQATNNISSNIGEVAQGAGEISRRVEETARGTMEVSANLGSALMDVSEITRHMSELANAAQEIARNAGEADLGMNEIARNVAAISRAADETSQSASGTRSSADELSGLASRQKHLVEQFIV, encoded by the coding sequence ATGCTGCAAGGAAGCGCTCCCGAAGTGGACGAGTTAAACACCGAGTTTGTTAAGGTGTTCGCGTCGTGGAAAGCGGAGATCTACAATATCGCCGACGAAGCTATGAATCGCGCTGCAGGACAGGAAATGGCGCGTACTTCTATTGAAACGTTCGACGTGATGCGGGACGATTTCTTAAATGTTATGCAGGAATCTCTAGACAAACGCATCGCGGCGATTGAAGAAAAGATAAAGACTGACCAGGAAGCGGCCACTACGATGGCTGGGGAAGCACAGACAAGTGCGGCGCGGGCTCGCCAAGCCTTTGTTCTGGCGGGACTGGGCGCCTGCGTCGCCACGGTGCTGTTCGGCTACGTAATCGCCCTCGCCATCACCCGCTCCCTGGGCAGGACCGTGGCCCTGCTGAAGGATATCGCTCAGGGCGAGGGCGACCTCACCCGCCGTCTGAATGATTCGGGCGGCGACGAGTTCGCCGAATTGGCGCGCTGGTTCAACATTTTCGTGGAGAAACTTCAGGGCATCATTCGGGACATCGCGTCGAACGCGGAGACTCTTTCCCACGCGACCGTGACCCTTTCCAACACCGCGACGGCGCTATCGCATACGGCCGAGTCCACCAAGTCGCAATCCTCGGCCTCGGCCGCCGCTACCGAAGAGGCTTCGGCCAACGTGAAGAGCGTCGCCTCGGCGATAACCGAAATCAGCTCCAGCGCGAGCACCGTGGCCGAATCCTCGGACAGTATATCGAACAACCTCAACAACATTGGCGGATCGGTCGAAGAAACCTCGGCCAATATGAACACCATCGCGTCCGCCGTGACTCAGATGTCCACCTCCATCGAAAGCGTGGCCGCGGCCATCGAAGAGATGTCCGCAACGCTGCAGGACGTTTCCTCCAGCTCAAGCGAGGCGGCGAAGGTGACCTCCGACGCGGCGAAAATGGCGAGTCGCACCATCGAAACCGTGCGGGGCCTGGGCAAGTCGGCGGAGGAAATCGGAAACGTGGTGGGCGTCATCTCGAGTATCGCCAGCCAGACGAATCTCCTCGCCTTGAATGCAACCATAGAGGCGGCCTCGGCGGGCGAGATGGGCAAGGGCTTCGCCGTGGTGGCCAGCGAAGTGAAGGAGCTGGCGAAGCGCACGGCGCGGGCGACGGAGGAAATCCGGACGCAGGTGCAGAGCATGCAGCACAGCACACAGGAGACAGTGGCGGCGATAGATGCCATTAGTGGTATCATAGGCACCATCGACGGCATTGCGGGCAACATCGCCAGCCGGGTGGAAGAGCAGACCCAGGCCACCAACAATATCTCCAGCAACATTGGCGAGGTGGCGCAGGGAGCGGGCGAAATCAGCCGGCGCGTGGAGGAAACCGCGCGGGGCACCATGGAAGTGTCCGCGAATCTCGGCAGCGCGTTGATGGATGTCTCTGAAATTACCCGCCACATGAGCGAACTTGCCAATGCGGCGCAGGAGATCGCGCGCAACGCCGGCGAGGCCGATCTCGGCATGAACGAGATCGCCCGAAACGTTGCGGCCATCAGCAGGGCGGCGGACGAAACCTCCCAGAGTGCTTCGGGCACCCGGAGCAGTGCCGATGAGCTGTCTGGACTTGCGTCCAGGCAGAAGCATCTGGTGGAACAGTTTATCGTGTAG